AAATACAATGGAACACTATTACCGGGATATGAACCAGTTGACAATGATATTCTTGACAATACTCTGtaagtttttttacttttattaacagGTTTTACTGGTTATACACAACTACAGGATATTCTGCTTCTTATACAAGAAATTACAGAAGGGTTTAAAATTCTTGTAATGCAAAAAATCCACCCCAATATTCTGATTTCTTTGAAGATGGTAAACACAAATATTCCTGATGGATCTTAATTTACAATTCTTTTTGTTTATAGGACGTAGCCTATTGCGACATTAAAATTTGCTATAAGTAACTACTAACTTTATACTGGGCTTTTCAACAGTTTGGATGAAAGgcattttttctaaatattttgatgatcttttaatagttttagttGCTAATTAGTTCAcggcatattttttttatggttagttggtatttatattattttgttaacgAAACACACCCAGAATATCCCCGAAATACTCGTGTTCTTTAAATTTTCAGACCTGAAACCAATTTAATGTTCATTGACCATGTGGAAGGGAATATGGCTGATGGGACTCTAGAAGATTCTGTAGCTTGGTATGAGAAGAATCTTAATATGCAAAGGTAAGAACCATTTAAATAGAACATCCATAACTTCAGTTAACCATTTTTGAGAGATCCTTTGCGACCTGACCACCTAAATTTATAAGCAAGGAGACCTAAATGACAATTTCTGGATTATTTTCCTGTTATTTCTTATCTATGTCGTTATTTCTGTTAGTTACTTCATCTTTTTCAGCTAAAATAAGATCAACTGGTTCTCTTAATGCCATTTTTTCTATGTATTCTTTTATACAACGGGTTATTTCACTTTCAGATTCTGGTGTGTCGACTACAAACATGACTTAGTTCCGTATTCCTGCATCAATTCCGCCTCCGttattaataaacatgaaaCTGTCCTCGTGAGTATCGTTTAAAACATTCATATCAACGTTAGCATTACCCTATACACTCATAGTCACTGATTGTGAGAAGGCCCGCCCTCCCCCCTCCAAATTGGTTTACTCGTAGCTAATCTAGGTGGCGCTTTAAGCGGCCGCTTTAGTACTGAAAATCTACCAAGAGATGACGCTGTCCATATGACGTCATTTTCTGAATcgcggtgttaagattctccgcaACAGAATGACTACCCCAGAACGCGAAATTTTCGGTATCGCTTCTCGGCCTTTTGGCTAAGATCAAAGTGTAGTATCTGTTCTTTTCAGCTTAATATCTGAAAGTTCCCTCATTGAGGGACCAGTATATTAAACTGATTTTTGTAAGCTGACGGGATGTTCGGGGCTCGCTCCACTCCTGTCACGGGTCGGCCCGGCATTGCAGTGCCGCCGGGATCGGCCCACATAATTCCATATTATATCTACATCACCATGAACTCTATGAAGCATCAAGTAGAAAACATTAATCTGCGCTTCTAATCTATTCTTTAAAAGCGTCTAATCTGACAAACATTACGTCGGCAAATTTTTCAAACTTGGCAAATGATAATGTCATACTTAACAGATTTTCTAAAATTACTAAATACCCCTTATTTACAGTGCACATAATTTGTACTCATGGGCCACGCAATGACATAATTACAAATTTTCAAAAGAGAAATCcgaaaaaaatatcagttaacCAAGTAATCTTAAATTCAGTGTAATTCTTAATACACTTAACAACAGTTTCTATGCCGCGTACAATAGTTATAAATGATAATGAATACTATTGTAGACATTATAAGTTATTGCGACTGATCTTATATGCAGTTAAACAtgatttttgcttttattatattactaaagtACCTACACTTTCAAAAGTGCTTATCTATATTACGATAAGATTACTAAACACTGTTTTCCTAAACTTGGCACTTTCAGTACCGGGTCTCCACAAATTGACATAATTAATCAtttctgtttgttatttttctattgcAGTTGTCAATGAACGAGGCAGCGAAAGGCTTGCGTCCTACGAGCAAGGCTACAGAATTTGTGAAGGCTCTTGGCGGTTCTGGAGTCGAACATATTGCACTTTATACTGATGATATTGTTTCTACTGTAAGTTTGtacttaaatttatattttaagaatatccTAGGCCGAGGGCAAGAAATACAAGCCACCTGCCTGTTTGTATTCATTTGCAGGAAAGGGGTTAGCAAgcttttaatagaataaaattaggtttatattcatataaaaaattttAAGATTACCCTAGGACGAAGGCAAGAGAAACATATTCAATGCAAACCACCTGGCCTGTTTGTATTCATTTGCGGGTAAGGGGTCCGCAAGCAATTTTAACATGATATTAACGGtgtaatttatgtattatatttattatttagtattttaaataatttcaaatgcaTTCTTAGTATAAGGTGGGTAGGTACACTGGGTACCCTAAATAAGGCCTATTTCTTAAATTTCCGAAACCGAGAAGCGGGTAATTTAAGGAATAGGCCTTATTTGGGTTACCCACCTTAtagtacatacctacatatataacGACGAAGAAGTCCCATTTAAATTTTTAGAACTAGTGAGTACTAGTGACGTCTCCCATTCCACCTTTATTCGCagacattacaaaaataattattattctaacaTTTGCCTACACCCTAAATAATCacgataattataaaaacaaacacttaCAAGATCAAACTGCACTTTCTGCGGCTTACAACAATAACGTGTCCTTACGTGTCTTCTTTACCAGTCGGAATGAATGCAACATGGCGTATTTCACAAACGGAAATCgcatatctaaaatattttaaaatacgacaATGCTAAATGCTTTACGACCATAAtctttttacatcaaaaattcttatcaaattaattagtaattttaaagcttttattttatgcattgaATTTATCTATTCTAAATTCTTATTCAAATCGgatgtgtttttatcaaatatgaATATGggaacatgtaataaaatcagtttttttaattagatgTTATTAAAGGTTGATAAAAACACGTCAATTGATGCttataaatctttataataattaataatatggtTTAGGTAATTAATCTTTGCATGTGAAACAAATATGTAAAagtttcagtttttatttgatggatacaacaaaaatcaaaaactttcattttaaagttacaaaatcaaataagtgaacaataatattttggaaaGACACCAAGAGCTTATATTGATGTTTagtttgatttgataaatatgaattatttaattcgtTATTCTTTACGAAATTTACGAATCCATAGTAGGTAACACTACTAAGATGACTTGAAAAATAAAGTCTGACTGcgggtttctgaggcacatttagcgatagtttatctattcgttagcggtttttttatatgagtttaaaccctattgaatagataaactaccgctaaatgtactccgAAACCGGGGGCGAGAcacgtaaataatatttatttatttattagcaggcatgcagttgtatacaGCTGGTAAATGCCTGTATCCTGGTAATTCACAATGgtgatatattttctatatttcttCTCAGATGCGCAGTCTTAAAGCCCGTGGAGCAGAAATAGTAACCTGGCCGCCGACATACTACGACTTAATCAGGGAGAAGTTGAAGTCAAGCTCTGTGAACGTCGCAGAGAGTATCGAAGCGTTGCAGGAGAACAGCATCCTGATAGACTTCGATGAGCGAGGGTATATGCTGCAAGCTTTCACTAAGCACTTGCAGGCCAGGCCTACTGTGTTTATTGAGATTCTTCAGAGGAGGAATCATAGGGTAAGCATCTGAAGTCTGTTTCAGATAAGCAAGAcaccaaataactttgtgtgtctgaacTCTGAATATAATCATAGTAAGCTGATGCGAgggtttaatataaataattaaaacacaaCATTTTGGAGAGTAACAACAACGACAGCTACGTTTTCTTCCGTCACTTGCGTCTATTGATGGTTTGATCTCACCGGTCACtcgttttatagaaaaataaatacattaagtaCAATTGAAACtgtcacacaaaaaaaatattattatgttgcgtGAGCTGTTGAGTAATATTTACAAGGGTGTACGTAAGACTACTACTGCACCCTATGTTTCGAGATAAATTGATgctttttgtgtttgtaaactGTATATTTTGTGAGGAAATAATCCAGGGGGAAATAGGTTTAAAGCGACGATGTATAGAAGTACATAATAATCATGTTTTTATAGCGTTTGTGTATTCCATAAGGCTAGCctgttttttgtttcttgtttttcCCAGGGTTTCGGTGCTATGAACTACAAATGGGTATTCGAAGCGATTGAACGTTTGGATGCTGGTAAAGAACAGAGCGTGACCGATGACGGCAAGAAAAACGATGctgcttaaataaaataacaacgaTATTGTATACGCAACGATATTAAACGATTTTTACTTCAAAGgtttatgttttagaaatataattgaaaattaataaatgtatgttaatctaattgattgatttttatttatcctgaacataatattcatattattacaatgttCATTTTGGTAAGTTGTGggatattacaaaaatatcccACAACTTAccaatttttcttataaattaacCTCCTAAACGATCCTGTAAACTGTAACTGTAGTTTCTTCACGACGCAATATACAAATTTATATGTTACATGATGTTGTTGctttatctaaattattatacaaaacgaAGAATATTTACTGACTATCCTGCTAGGTAGGTATAAAGTGTTTTCAGACCCTTCGCATTCTAGATATTCTGCCATGGTCGAAAATCGCAGACTAGGTACTTAATTtctacgtaaaataaaaaaacagtgcCGAGTGCAAAGAAAGCCTTTAAAATACCATTTTCttataactaacaaaataataaaataacattcagATCCGTAAATCAGTAGGTAGCAACGTTTTCATAACATTGAAATGTCATGGAAAATTCTAtgatattgcacaatatttcgCAATGAGTGGTCTGATATGCTAAACCGACCGACCGGTCCGGGATTCGAACTGCTACTAACGTGGGGTAGAGACTGCCAGCGCTTGCGCACACAATTTATTCTACTTCGCGAGTAGTTTGTATTGTTGTATCGAATGAATGGAATATGTGTacagttttatattaagtataggaTAACTTGTTAGGTATGTTTTGTATTGCGGTAGTACATTTCAAAGATAATTGACATATAGAAtagaaaaattatgttattaacagATATAAATTTGGAggttatcaaaaaatattaagtcataaatttcgtaaaaaatattgatgaaaccACTAAAGAAGACATAGTTGAAAGCTCTATTAAAATGCCTGTCTTTTGCTATAACAACATCCCAAAACCCGAATACTTAAAAAAAGTGTTCTTAAGTCATTAAACTACCAAACTTAGAAgttaaaaatcatgaaaaattGAACAATTCCGACTCAAAAACTGTCTAGCTAAATGCATCTTTGCTTACATCTACAAAAACAAACGTAATActatattttcattcatacatCACAATATCAATATGGGTTACTAAATCAAGTCTATTCGGTTATGCCACTTCACCCCGTCTCTGTGCTTCGCGCTAAAATCCAGTTTTCTATAACCGATCGCATTAGCATTTTGTTTATCACGTCTTGTACGCAGTGGGCCGATCGACGCAGTTATTGgacaaaatattgtaagtaaataataagtagtaCGCAATTGATGCAAACAACTGTGACGTAGTCACTCCGTAGTGCAGTGAATAAGGTTGTCACGtgttaccattgcgtcgggaggttgtttgattcccacatggaacaaaaGGGTAgatgactaccagtcaaatcaacttCTCTTCTACAGGAATACGAAATAGTGTCGTCAGTTtagtattttcgttggtatcaaatgagtgcatattaaaatgtttcagtctgtagtCATTTAAATTTCAACACTGTTTACCAGCAAAATTATATAGCATGGGCATTTTATATGGACCTCTTACGAATACAAGTTAATAATTTTTCCTTAACCCAGTCAAATATCCAATTATTTGAGCAATTTCGTTTCTGGtggttctttgtgtccgttgtttgtaattTAAACCCCTGCGACACGACAGAattttttagtgcgggagttgcttTTAATTTGATTGTGATAAAGCATTTAGTTTTATGGGTAAAATGAGTGAGAATGAAAAAGTTTGTTCgtttatatgtatattcttCTGAATAGATTTTCAACTGGTGGTACGTTGATTAACAGAAATTGCAAGTTTCATACCTCTACTTCTACATAACCTAGCATTTAAGCAAAGTATTGTATACTACGCAATTGATGTAAACAAGCGTGACGTAAATGTGCAGGTATGCTGTTAATAGGAGTGTAAAATGCAACAGCTGATTAACaggaaaataaatgttgtttacgATAAAAGCCTTTAATAAAGCTATACTTTCATAGGCATAATGACAAAAGACGAAAGATAGTGCAAATACTTTTTAACTGAGGTGATAAGCGAAGTTTAGTTATTTAGGGCAAAATTCccatacaaacattcatcccCTCTTCTAACCCCTTATACCCCTGTAAAAATAGCTTATGTGTTTTCTCAAAGTCCACTCTTTCAATTTCTTTCAGTTCTCTTAAATTCAAAAGCGTAAgacactttcacatttataatattagtagggattAGTAGAGAGATATGTAGTAGGGATTTAAGAAACTGGGAtaaattttttacttatttggaTGGAATGATCCCATTCTTGCAACTGATAACAACTGTTAAGAATGCTAATTTGCATTTAGGTAAGCAAGTGTATCAATTAACAGAAAATAATGTCATCACGATCGAAACATTGTCATTGTTACCATTCTTCACACAATAATCAATACCTTCGGTATATTGATTTCGTTTTCCTCATACCAATATTATgtctacataaataatttagtctCACTGTGTGGTGGAGGCTTGGCTCGACTAGTCCGGCACGTTGACGCGACACCGAGGTTTATCACGTAAACTTAGCAGCTGTTCACATTGACAAACGATTATCTGTCGCTCTCATCTTTGCCATAATCTTGAAATAACGAAATGGGGTTTCTAGTTCCTTATATAGAAGCACAGGCGCAGATTATAAACAGCCATTTTCAATATACTTACTCTCGGAGATTGCAGATAGATTGCTATCCTAGATTATTATGTAAGAACGAACCATCATTAACTGATTTGGTTGGATTGTAATGAAAAGTATAGTAGGTAAGATAAACTCATTGATGGACAATAGGACATAGTTTAATCAATGGATAGGTAAAGTATGGAAGACATCTATTTCATTCAGTAGTGAGCAAATCTCAATTTCAAATCAAGTTTGGGTACATGAAACAGCCTAGGAGCCTATTTTCTCGTAAAAGGTAGGAGGCATctagaaaataaagattttatatgttttttaatattaacagtAGTTGTAGCATATGTATTACGGTTATAAAATGGTTCCATTACGACGCGATAAAGGATAATATGTCATATTTGATGTAGTGTCTGTATGAACACAGGTTTACCAtcttgtttttatgtaaaacttcaCTAAGGCACCATATTTCTGCGTTCAATATAAGCAAGAGCTTGCTCTACTACGTTTTAGTAATCGCTTGAAGATAcaacacatacaaacaaacagttTCAGTGTGAAGTTAATTTTAGAAgttattttgcattttaagGAAACACAATGGTAagtaaagaataatttaatatattatattttagggAACGAAAGGAGAAAAATGTCGTTCATGTACTTTTTACTGACCGCCATTTCTCGAGATACATCTATAGCTTAttctaaatgttattttttcttaacataaattaagtaatacattttactctaatcataaataaaatacttataagattaaactaataaaaaattgtaacaacAACTGTGCGTATAACAATCTCCTttaacaagtaattttcttcCAATCTCCCTCTATCCGAAAGCGCAATTTGTAGCAAAATACATAGTTTGTTGCTGACGCAACTTGTGGAAAACGTAACTACCTGTTAGACGACGCAAAGCGTACTTTCATAGTGAAATCTAGAAGCTTTTCCATCGATCATTAAACCATTTTAATGAGAATATACTACGAGATAATCTACTAATGATGatggtaatttattataaagatgttTGTTTCAGACGTCTTACACAGACAAGGGGAAGAAACCAGAAGCTGGACGGTTCCTTGCATTCGATCATCTCACATTCTGGGTGTCTAATGCGAAACAGGTAAATAGATACTTTCTTATTGgattttcatagattttttttatagtttatagtttttaagtGTAGCTTAAGTTAGTTTGTTAATCTTATAGACGAAGTTTTCTTTAATCTTGCTCTACATCTCTCTTGAATACTCTTGATTTATATAATAGCTGAAGCCATTTTTAAAAGttgactttttaatttaaaaaaaaaagtggttAACGATAAATTTTAATCACGTGAATGTCAAGGTTTTGGTATATTAAACGTCAGTCGAAAGAGTAATAATTATGCTTTTACTTATTTTCCCTGTGCGACAACcagattattattaaacagcCCAAGAAGACAACATTATAAGTTTTAGTTCTTAAGAAAAtggtaattagtttttttttaaaactcaatttatttgtttcgtaACTTAATTGGGATGTATTACTAATTAATGAAaaggaacaatttatttttatcttccttcttaattattatttttaatttcctttaccCTTTATGCGATAAGTGTTTATTAAAAAGACTGGTTTACGATTATCTCATGAAGTTAGCTGAGTAACTTTATGCGttgcaataattattatctcacGAAGTTACCTGTTTCTTACTAGCaagtataatataagtttatttgacaataaattatgtatgttttaggCAGCAAGTTACTATGTGTCGAGGTTCGGCTTCGAACCTTTGGCGTATAGTGGACTGGAGACTGGTTCGAGAAAAACAGCTTCGTATGCCGTCAGAATGAATAAGGTAAACCAGTATTGTGATCAGACGAGCCTCCGTctactatatttataatagttgtatttttatttgtggaaTTTTCTACGACGCGATGtcaaataatgatattaatgGACAGACTTAAGACACTTAAATTGGATAATACTGATTTTagtattgtttcatatttttaaactgctgagaagtaaaataatgactaaaaaagtaaaataaaataactttaacaaaGTGTGGTATCTCGTCCGTCATGGACATGGTGCATAACCTTAGGTTACATGAGCTTTAGGTCTTAAATTACTATCATGAGTCACTTATTGAGTTGATAGTAACTACCGCTAGCCAGGGTCAGGGATTCGATATCCTcaaaaaataaccatttatttttaataaacataactttTCAAATTCCACAAACAACTAAAATTCCTCCTGACAGGATATATTTGACTCTTTGCCTagctttaaataatgtaatttataagtaCAAGACTTGAcgaaatatcattttaatttctaatagaTTATCTTCGTACTCCGCGCACAATACGAGCCTGAAGAAACAGACTTCGTGAACGAGGTAGCCTTCCACGGAGACTTCGTTAAAGACGTGGCCTTCCAAGTGGAGAACCTGGACTACATCCTAGAGTACGCCAAGAAGCAAGGAGCCGTGGTAGTCAGGGATCTGTGGGAGGAAAAGGACGAGTACGGAGTCGTGAGAATGGCTACCGTGAAGACGGTACGTAACCcactaaataacaatatttaaagcccTTGATATAAAATcctattcagaaaaaaaatcccTTTGCCTAAAAGCGTAATATGATTTggttaccttatttgtttattcttttGTTAACTTTTGTGGCAATAAAACCGATCCCGTAAAATTGAATTCTAGTTCATTAGAAAATAGTTGCCTTTAGAAATTgcttaagtatttatttttaaatttttcatcaaaggattatttaataatgcttatcttattattaatatctatattttagtaaatttatttgtatgcactagattataaacattttataggaGTCCAATAAAATTCGTTATACTTAATGGTACTTATggtgtatgtaattttaatgaagcataatttatttatgattatatttGTTTCAGTACGGTGACAACACTCACACGCTAGTGGACAGATCACAATACAAGGGACCTTTCTTGCCTGGATACCAACTCTTGACTCCAGACCCTATCAATAAGTTCTTGTAAGTATTCATAACAAGTCATTATATGcctagtaatataaaataattctctCGTTTAAGATTCAGttactgttttaaattttaaagttaaaacacACTAGAATAGTAGCTTTCAGTAGCTTTAGCTTTTTTCagctaaataattataataatttgtaatttcttGTCTTAATAATAATGCGAAATTAATACATAACTTTTACCACAGGCCCAAAGTGGAGATAAATTTCATCGACCATGTAGTCGGAAACCAGCCTGACAATGCTATGGAGACAGCTGCGTCGTGGTACGAGAGATGCCTTCAATTCCATAGGTAAGTTagaaaaaaacttataattaaataaatatacattttaaataaatattttctagacaAAAGTGGttggttattttgttatttagttgTATGTTGAAAGTGCAAGGACAAAAAGAATCTCTCcggcggggaatcgaaccccggtCTCCCGCGTGACAGGCGGGGATACTGACCACTATACTACCGAAGACTTGTTAATAGAGTTTGAAATATCGGTTTGGTATCTAGTGTCAATCAATACCTGAGATAAAGCTTCTGTGTTTGATCGAATTGGCATAAAATGCGATTACTTATCAATACATAATGAATTCGGTAAATTGTATAGACCAATAATGTCTTTTGTTAGTAATACAAAGTTGGTTGCCACTATACAACCGGCGACGGCCTTGTGTATTCGCATGCAACGGgaaattattgtgtttttcaAAACTATGTACCTATTGACCGTTGTAAGGTCACTGCAATCTATAGTTTAATTCTCGGTGATATGTAatgaataagtatatttattttcgacaaaataattatcataggtacctacctactatgcACCTTTTTTTACTAGGTAGTAGATATTTTATACcctttttttactctttttcgATTAGCTAGTTGTCGCGATTAGCAAGCCAGctaattgtctttttttttaaataagtaaaaatattcatatttctttttttccATAGATTCTGGTCGGTAGACGACAAGCAAGTGTGCACGGAGTACTCAGCTCTTCGTTCCGTGGTGATGGCCAACTGGGAGGAGACTGTCAAGATGCCCATCAATGAACCAGCGGCTGGTAAACGCAAGAGTCAGATCCAGGAGTACGTGGAGTACCACGGAGGAGCTGGTGTACAGCATATTGCGATCAATACTGAAGATATTATTAGTGCTGTGAGTGTACTTCTTTTGCgatttttattgacaatttttaccgaatattgtttatttttttatatacataggtacctacctatgttcGGGTACTCTTACATAACCATTGATTCattggtagtacatttttataacGTAACTTCGTCGTATGTATAGAACAATTAgcgatatttttttcgtaattggtaccattattatattgtgaaaTCCATTGAGGTTCTTATTTTATCGATTCTTAGTTACATACTCATATTCTGTTCATGGCTGTTATTAAACTAATACTTATTTGAAAGGGTTATCTGGTTTTTTGTTAGATAAATTCTTTCGTTATGCAAGGGTTCGATTTCCGCGGAATATAATTCTTAAGTGATTACCTTTTTTAGTCCATAGGTAACTCACTAATAAACTCTACTCATTTTAAGTTAGAGTTATTACCACAATTAAAACTACCTTTGTCATCTGACTGTCCTTCAAATATGATAGGAAACCAGTTTCACTGTGCTATAAagttttttgtatgagaattACTGTAAACTGGTTAGCAACtctatatttatagatttttttgacattttacaTCTAATCAGATATTTGCATAAATGATTAGTTACACGAGTATCAAATGTATTTGTTTGATAACTAATTTTAATCTTTGACttggatttttgttttaacttagtTCATGATATTAAGTAAGTAGGTTAAGTACAAAGTAGTACCTACTTAAGCTGCTTAATAGCACGTCTTGTCTCTTTTCTTCTTTATGTCTTGTTTCACAACTTCTAGTTAAGTAAACGGTCAGCTTAACAgattgaatattatttagttatttttattaattaactactactactatcaCTTATTATATCAGATAGGTTACCCGATACAAGCCATGAAACTGGCCCTAAAATGAGTACGATAACCAGtattaagataataatgtaCAATGTTTAAATGTACCTACTCTTTTCACAGATCGAAAACCTCCGTGCCCGAGGCGTGGAGTTCCTCTCAATACCTTCAAAATACTACAAGCTGATTCGCGAACGTCTTCAACAAAGCAAAGTGAAGGTGGCTGAGAGTATTGACATATTAGAACGATTAAACATCCTCATAGATTACGACGATGATGGATACTTGCTGCAGATCTTTACGAAGAACACGCAGGACCGGCCCACTCTGTTCCTGGAGGTTATACAGAGAAGGAATCATAATGTGAGTAGAAACAATTGTACCTAGATTCGTCGTTAGTCCCGAAAAATTGACGAAAtatcttcttcttttttttttttttttgcgagGGTAGTTGCAAGAAGAAGGAACTAAAATTCTGCTCtgcgtattttaattaaatttaaatagttattttatcttatttatacaattttatgttttcatttctTATTCATCTATCTACCTGCCGGTTACAATATTTCTCTTCGTTGAATCCTTCTCTTCTGCACTTCACTACTCACTATCTACCATTGACTACACTGAACTACACAAAATGGACACCGTGCAAGCAACACTGAATGAGCTCAGCACCAGCATCAACAGCAGAATGGCTGATTTTGAAGCGCAGCTACTGAAGTCCGCCCCTCTGAGTGTCTCCAGCCTGGCCTCCGACTTTGCAGCGTACAGGGCATTTGTTACCCAAGCCCTGACAATGCTGCAACTGCAAATTGACGGGCTTGCACGAACAGTCGACAGCATGGAGATGCAGCGGCGGAGGAAGATACTGCTGCTTCATGGTGTTACGGAGCCTGCCAAGGATGAAGACGTTGCCCAAACACTCACTAGTGTCGTTGTCAAGCAGCTGGGCATTGGTGATTTCTCCAATGATGACATTAGGCGCTGTCAGCGAATGGGGCGGAAGACTTCGGCTAAGAAGCCCCGGCCAATACTGGTTAAGTTGAGGGACTTGGAGTTGCGTGATAAGCTGTGGTTCTCCAAGACGAAGCTTAAGGGTTCCGGAGTCACCATGTCGGAGTTCCTCACCAAGAGCAGGCACGATGTGTTCATGGCGGCTCGTGAGAAGTACGGGGTCAACAAGTGCTGGACTCGGGATGGTGCAATCCATGTTCTGGGACCGGACGACGTGAGGCACCGTGTGACAAC
This genomic stretch from Anticarsia gemmatalis isolate Benzon Research Colony breed Stoneville strain chromosome 13, ilAntGemm2 primary, whole genome shotgun sequence harbors:
- the LOC142977954 gene encoding 4-hydroxyphenylpyruvate dioxygenase-like; protein product: MTKGKNNHKEKRHEGKVLNFDHLVFYVSNAKTTASYFVTRLGFKPLAVREATDERPVLSHAVRLNQITIIFESPTSSGGEINTDLLAHGDFVKDVAFEVHDLDELVRRAKEGGAEIVKGITEEKDKLGTVRYAVLRTYGDNTHTLIDRSKYNGTLLPGYEPVDNDILDNTLPETNLMFIDHVEGNMADGTLEDSVAWYEKNLNMQRFWCVDYKHDLVPYSCINSASVINKHETVLLSMNEAAKGLRPTSKATEFVKALGGSGVEHIALYTDDIVSTMRSLKARGAEIVTWPPTYYDLIREKLKSSSVNVAESIEALQENSILIDFDERGYMLQAFTKHLQARPTVFIEILQRRNHRGFGAMNYKWVFEAIERLDAGKEQSVTDDGKKNDAA
- the LOC142977855 gene encoding 4-hydroxyphenylpyruvate dioxygenase-like; its protein translation is MTSYTDKGKKPEAGRFLAFDHLTFWVSNAKQAASYYVSRFGFEPLAYSGLETGSRKTASYAVRMNKIIFVLRAQYEPEETDFVNEVAFHGDFVKDVAFQVENLDYILEYAKKQGAVVVRDLWEEKDEYGVVRMATVKTYGDNTHTLVDRSQYKGPFLPGYQLLTPDPINKFLPKVEINFIDHVVGNQPDNAMETAASWYERCLQFHRFWSVDDKQVCTEYSALRSVVMANWEETVKMPINEPAAGKRKSQIQEYVEYHGGAGVQHIAINTEDIISAIENLRARGVEFLSIPSKYYKLIRERLQQSKVKVAESIDILERLNILIDYDDDGYLLQIFTKNTQDRPTLFLEVIQRRNHNGFGAGNFKTLFESIELEQEKRGNL